In Acanthopagrus latus isolate v.2019 chromosome 23, fAcaLat1.1, whole genome shotgun sequence, the genomic window TATTTTGACCTTCAgcggaaaaggaaaaaaaaaaatttaagacAATTTAAGTGCATGGATAGAAACATTTCACAGGGATCAAAAGATTCAGGAGCACTAAAAATCTTTTCAAACATCCTCAAGACCAGAGTCAGCTGCACTGCAGAAATATAACAATGGCGACATCTACTGGCTAACATCTGCTCTCACTAGCTCCTTCCCAGTGAGACAGACTGCGGCTTTAATAATGCAAGGAGGAGAGATGGGGTTGCAATATATTTTCATACAGGTGATGGGAGTAATTACCATAAGTTCATAGCCAGCTGGTGTGAATGTTTCTCTACAGTGGGCTGAAATTATAATGGGACAGTGTTTCACAGAAAGCGTATTTTAATGGGCGAGGAATGGGCTTTTTGACACCTGGTATTAAAGTGTGATCAGTTCCCAGCCATGGCCTCAGGTAGGGTGGAAATGCAATCTGTAGAAGAACACGCTGCACACGGAATCACattaatgcaaatgtttgttttacactcaaataaaataaacacagtgccTGATTATAGTATAGGGTGGTTTAGTAGtgagtcctaaaacccagaaatcatTTGCACTTGAGCGTCCCTCCTCTCAAAGTCGGTGGGTCTTTTGAATGGGCGTGCCTGAAGTAAGGCACAGAGCTAAGATGTTTACAAGTTTCGTTCCACGAcattaaatgcatcattaaatgtcccacaagaAATATTATAAGGCGCTGACGTGTCTTAAAAATGGTGTTGCTAACAGGCTAAATGAGAGTGAGACTTTAAACTTCGTCATGCCAAACACGTAGACTCCATCACTAGTCCGTCTTCACAGGCGAACAGGTCATTCTTTTTAGcgataatccaaaatccaattcaagAATCCCCTGGGCTTTTTGACAtgggaaccagggcgatgccAATTTCAAGGTTAGCCGACGAAAAATCTATCCTGGGCCATGAAAGCTCCAAAATATTGGGGCTGATTCGCCACAACCTCGATAGGACCCATTTACAGATTTTTCTCTAGAGGACAGAAATCAAATCTCAAATGTGGTTAATGAgaatggatttttaaaaaaaaaaaaaacaggcgcTAACGTAAAGGCAGTATCAGAGCAGATATTATGGCTCAGATTTGAGGTGTTGGATAATGTGCTTGTGTAACACAAATTCAAGGAGTCACAAAAGTCCACGTTTATCATAAAAGGACATTCTTTAATAGGACATGTTGTAAAGGCAAGCATCATACTCAGTTATAAAGGTGGAATGTTTCAAGGGGAAAAACTAAAGAGCGTGCAGCTTATCAAGGCACCTTAAAGAACCAACAATCCcattaaataaaacactttttcaaCTAAACACAGACTATAAAGCAAATAGCCGCCAGGTAACACGGACTACTTTATATTTTGGTTCGCTGTTTAGCCATTAGCTGTGCAGAGTGttgtctatctctctgtctAAGGCTGCTTGCATCTGCATCTGCTCATGAAGCTAATGTCTCGCATAGTACATTGTGAGATATGCATGTAAGGCACTACTAATACCAGATGCACTCCAGAAAGCCGTGGCTACATGGGACCTTATGCTAGTcaagaaaaacagacactggaTTCCGTCTTGGAGGAggtgggtggtggggggggggtttactTGATCTCAACACTTCTGATGCGGGCCTCCCCGTCGACGCTGATGACGGAGTACTTCTCCGCGCCCATGCGGTTGGGGAAGTGGACTATCGAGCCGTCCGTTAGGTTCACCAGGAACTCTGTGGGGGTGAATTCAATGACGAgctgggagggggggagagaaagaggaagaagatgccATGTAATGAACTTCTGCAGTGGCAGTACTGGGCATTTCAAATGTAACACCAGTTCCCAGCAGCGTGgtgatttgatttaaatcagaTATTTAGAATTACTGTAATTAGATGAtgcactgtacacacacacacacacacacacacacacacacacacacacacaccttgaacTCCTCCCCCTGTACAAAGGGAAAGCCTCCATCGCGGACCTCCTCACACCAGCTTCCCCCCTGGTAAGAGTTGCAGACCACTGCATTCTCGTCTCCGTGGGCGTTGAAGCGAGCGTTGAAATGCATGGTGATGTCCTGATCGTCCGGGCCAATGTTCACTGCAAAACTGCGGCACGGTGCAACAAAAAGAGATTGATTGCATTTTGAAACGGCTCCCCATATTCgaaaaagaggaggcagagggtgCCAAAATATCGGGACGACCTCAGCAGCTCTTCTCATCTGCTAACCATTATCCTCATCACGCCCACATTACTGGAGGGAAATTTATAGGTAGTCACCGACTGTAACTGATTATAGATAGATTATAGATtccacctccgcctccccctGTGTTGGTGTGCGCATAAACACCGGCCCGCAAGTTCAGCTCAGTTGCTGCATTTGGCAGGAGGAATTAAAATCAGCACAGGCTataaagaaagaagaggaatcGATATATTTAGCCTCAGCCATGTCCTCCTTGAAACgaaagaggaggaacaggacTTTAAACAGAATGTTGAACAGGGAAGAAGGTTTCAGCCTTATGACACGTCTCCTCTGCTACAAAGTCAAGCCTtatccagacacacacagaaagctcCTTGTCCTGATATCCTGTGGTGAAAAGAAATatcactgtccatttttaatgcaacactgtaaaacactgcTTCGCTACAGGTAAAAACAGTGCATTCAAAACCCTATCAATATTTAATCTACTCATTATGCAATAAAATGTCCCCTATGAGTGTGTTACTCTTATATTTGACATGATTGGATTAGTGTTACTGATGCATTAATATACTGTTTGGTAGATTAGTCAACAGCAGTGCATCATATTCTGTAAGATCATTATGTCTTCACCCCATCatacaaaatgtgtcatctgaaaagtaactagtatCTAAAGCTTTCAGACAAATGAgaattatgaaaataatcatatttcCCCGTGTGAGTTGAACAGGAGTAGAAGGATAAAGTTTGCATAAAATGGGAATGCTACATTAAATACAGGTTCCTTAAATTTGTACAGTAATGGAGTAAATGGACGTGGTTATATTCCAACAGTATCATTGTattaaaaggtgcattatgtatgAATATGAACTGGCCATCTGTTGAATCTGTATTCCAGACACATAGGGGGCAGTATATAACCAGAGTAACGGCTAACTGCTGCTATTCTACACATCCATGACTGCACCTAGCCGCACTGCTTGGGGGAGTTTTGGTGTTCATGCCATTAACACAGGAGTTTGATACCACCGGGAGAAAGAGGTTTATAGTGGCCCagggctagcaggttagcatgctaacttcattagaCACCTCTGAAATGTCACCTGAGCACCAAGAACAACCAAGAAGAGATTAACTTTTCCAATTTGACTGAGATGAGCTCAATTCCAGATATCAAGATCTTATGCAGGAACTTACTTTGTAGCATCAGGCTTGGCGACTCCGACAATGGTCAGGGTCTGCCCAACCTTGAAGGACATGTTCTTTATGATCATACCCTGTGTAGAAAAAGTGcggggaggaaagagaagagagggatcTTTACTTAGTACATGCAATGTGGTGAAActtctctgcatttaacccatcccTGAGGAGCAGGGTGAAGTAAAGCACAGCACCCAGAACCCAACTCCAGTAACTCGTTGAGTATTAACCTGAAGAGTAACCAGAGCACCTGCAGGAAACCCACGCAAGCACTAGAGAACAGGTAAAGGAATCGAACCCAAAACCTTCTTGCTGCGATGCAACGGTGCTAACCACTGCACCATTCTGCCTGCCCGTAGTAATACAGTACATTATTGTGTGGAAATACTATTGGGTTTTACTAGATCCAATTATTATTGCACCTTCAGGCAAcaaacagcaccagcagcagcctcagccaACTCCCCAATCCTCTCTTCATCCTTGGAAATTACAAAACATGTGTTTTCAATTATACTCCCGTCCACGGACTGCTCAAAGATTCCAGCTCATTCCTGCCCTGCTACGGCCAAGGCCCATTTTCCTCCGCGCAGATTTTGGCAGAGGctagaaatgttgaaaaatgatgaGGGACGGCCGTTGTTAGACCAAGTAACATTTTCCTATGTGCAATACTGGATGGCAAGCGcgcagtggaaaaaaaaaacaaaaaaaaaccagctgAGAACAGCAGAAAATCTCGGCGCGGTGCTACCGTGCATGTGGCAGGGGAACACTGAGCTGTG contains:
- the LOC119013265 gene encoding beta-galactoside-binding lectin-like is translated as MMQGMIIKNMSFKVGQTLTIVGVAKPDATNFAVNIGPDDQDITMHFNARFNAHGDENAVVCNSYQGGSWCEEVRDGGFPFVQGEEFKLVIEFTPTEFLVNLTDGSIVHFPNRMGAEKYSVISVDGEARIRSVEIK